From Flavipsychrobacter sp., a single genomic window includes:
- a CDS encoding T9SS type A sorting domain-containing protein, which produces MKQLLLLICLGFSLSAVAQISIDASDMPVAGDTLRYSTANVVGASINLNDTGTNKTWNFSSLTPVAQAVDAYKTALQVNPLYVLISLQAYGYKIGDTLPIPSGTLPISVKDLYSFFSKKSSPSRFVAEAFAANISGLPTAFNYSDEDEWYYFPLQYGNTNNSTFDLKMQLASIASFQQKGTRKTKVDGWGTIITPFYTTPTNCIRIRSEIDEVDSVKISIAPAFGLPRKTIDYKWLAKGEHYPAMWVTTTVVGGTETITAIRYRDKYRPLSVANIGSDIMVLKAYPNPAADIVTIDLPKEWTNYQIACFDMQSKLVAQSVNANRIDISNWAAGVYMARVISGDHTGYVWITKH; this is translated from the coding sequence ATGAAGCAGCTTTTACTACTTATTTGTTTAGGATTTTCGCTATCCGCAGTAGCTCAAATATCAATTGATGCATCTGATATGCCAGTTGCAGGTGATACCTTGAGGTATAGTACTGCCAATGTAGTAGGGGCGAGTATCAACCTTAATGATACTGGTACTAATAAAACATGGAACTTTTCCAGTCTTACTCCTGTGGCACAAGCTGTAGATGCTTATAAGACTGCTTTGCAAGTAAATCCTTTATATGTTTTGATCTCATTGCAAGCTTATGGTTATAAAATAGGAGATACATTACCAATACCATCAGGTACTTTGCCCATTAGTGTAAAGGATCTGTATAGTTTCTTTAGTAAAAAGAGTAGCCCAAGTCGTTTTGTTGCGGAGGCTTTTGCGGCTAATATCTCAGGCTTGCCTACCGCTTTTAACTATAGTGATGAGGATGAATGGTATTATTTCCCATTGCAATATGGTAATACCAACAATTCTACATTCGACTTGAAAATGCAATTGGCATCAATAGCCTCTTTTCAGCAGAAAGGTACAAGGAAAACTAAAGTAGACGGATGGGGTACAATTATAACTCCTTTTTATACTACTCCCACCAACTGTATCAGAATACGTTCTGAAATCGATGAAGTGGATAGTGTAAAGATAAGTATAGCACCTGCTTTTGGCTTGCCTAGAAAAACAATAGACTATAAATGGCTTGCCAAAGGAGAGCATTATCCAGCCATGTGGGTGACCACAACTGTGGTAGGTGGTACAGAAACCATAACAGCCATAAGGTATAGAGATAAATACAGACCATTATCTGTAGCCAATATAGGTAGTGATATTATGGTGTTGAAAGCATACCCTAACCCTGCTGCAGATATTGTTACTATTGATTTGCCTAAAGAATGGACCAATTATCAAATAGCTTGTTTTGATATGCAATCCAAGTTAGTAGCGCAGTCGGTGAATGCAAACAGGATAGATATTTCTAACTGGGCTGCGGGTGTTTATATGGCTAGAGTTATCAGTGGAGACCATACTGGTTATGTATGGATAACGAAACACTAA
- a CDS encoding DUF937 domain-containing protein, producing MFDELMQIVQQASQKDVVENNNIPNEYNDAVMNEAGASIMGSLQNMLASGQTKDVVSLLKNENTNDSPAMGVISNNFIDSITEKLGIDKGVASNIAASILPQIINSFLNKAQDPNDKSFDMSNIINALNNNGSNNTNSVSDLISSVGGKFGLDKDKDGDVDLGDLMGMFK from the coding sequence ATGTTTGATGAATTAATGCAGATAGTACAACAAGCTAGTCAAAAAGATGTTGTAGAAAACAATAATATACCTAACGAGTATAATGATGCTGTAATGAACGAAGCAGGAGCCTCTATAATGGGAAGCTTGCAAAATATGCTTGCATCAGGACAGACAAAAGATGTTGTTTCACTACTTAAAAATGAAAACACAAACGACAGTCCTGCAATGGGTGTTATATCTAACAACTTCATAGACAGCATTACAGAAAAGCTGGGTATCGACAAGGGTGTAGCGTCAAACATTGCGGCATCTATACTACCCCAAATCATCAACTCATTTTTAAACAAAGCTCAAGACCCCAATGACAAAAGCTTTGACATGAGTAACATCATAAACGCATTAAACAATAATGGCTCCAACAACACCAATAGTGTTTCTGATCTAATAAGTTCTGTTGGCGGAAAGTTTGGCTTAGATAAAGACAAAGACGGAGACGTGGATCTAGGCGACCTTATGGGCATGTTTAAATAA
- a CDS encoding DUF6452 family protein produces MINKAFLLVVVAVLTSLFITSCEEVRDPCLEPTTVALVFGTYLPADTGSAGKKYELPKAVMGWVDTPSVYYNGVKASSFPIRLSSIADSSRWYIWPDSAATTGIDTVTFFYERKPRFLSTACGYIFTYSLKNVTSTNYNIDSIKITNTEVNTDANIEHVKIFF; encoded by the coding sequence ATGATTAATAAGGCTTTTTTATTGGTTGTGGTAGCCGTGCTTACTTCTCTTTTTATTACCTCTTGTGAAGAAGTTAGAGATCCTTGTTTAGAGCCTACAACAGTTGCTTTGGTTTTTGGTACATACCTGCCTGCCGATACTGGAAGTGCTGGTAAAAAATACGAATTGCCAAAGGCTGTTATGGGGTGGGTGGATACGCCTTCTGTGTATTATAACGGTGTAAAAGCGAGTAGCTTCCCGATAAGGCTATCCAGTATTGCAGATAGCTCTAGGTGGTATATATGGCCCGATTCGGCCGCTACTACAGGTATAGATACGGTTACTTTCTTTTATGAGCGCAAGCCACGTTTTTTGTCTACCGCATGCGGGTATATTTTTACCTATAGTTTAAAGAATGTGACGAGTACGAATTACAATATTGATTCTATAAAAATCACAAATACAGAAGTTAATACCGATGCCAATATCGAGCATGTTAAAATATTCTTTTAG
- a CDS encoding DUF6048 family protein — translation MLKYSFSILLMLMVGAVFAQDSTSANVPDGKTISNQLRINLEISKPFTTLFQDRYTNYEMEVDYYWKKEGYLSLEGGYGTATVDYTDLKYNSTNTFVKVGYNKSMLSRIMPKDWDMAFIGVRYAVGFINRGDANYLIVDSTWGNTPGVVAGKTLTAHWAEVVGGVKVEVYKGFFLGWTARGKFLLNQKQFKELPPSYMAGYGKGDKNTIFDFNFYFSYAIRWDKKKATK, via the coding sequence ATGTTAAAATATTCTTTTAGTATTCTCTTAATGCTAATGGTAGGTGCTGTTTTTGCTCAAGACAGTACGAGTGCTAATGTGCCCGATGGTAAAACCATAAGTAATCAGCTTAGAATCAACTTAGAGATCAGCAAACCTTTTACTACACTTTTTCAAGATAGATATACTAACTATGAAATGGAGGTAGACTACTACTGGAAAAAAGAAGGCTACTTGTCTTTGGAAGGTGGTTACGGTACAGCTACTGTAGACTATACCGACTTGAAGTATAATAGTACTAACACCTTTGTGAAAGTGGGCTATAATAAGAGTATGCTATCTCGTATAATGCCTAAAGATTGGGATATGGCCTTTATTGGTGTAAGGTATGCCGTAGGCTTTATCAATCGTGGTGATGCTAACTATTTAATTGTAGATAGTACTTGGGGTAATACACCTGGAGTAGTTGCTGGAAAAACTTTGACCGCACATTGGGCTGAAGTAGTAGGTGGTGTTAAAGTGGAAGTGTACAAAGGTTTTTTCTTAGGATGGACTGCAAGAGGTAAGTTTTTATTGAATCAAAAACAGTTTAAGGAATTGCCACCATCCTACATGGCAGGTTATGGGAAAGGGGATAAGAATACCATATTCGATTTTAACTTCTACTTCAGTTATGCTATAAGATGGGACAAAAAGAAAGCGACTAAATAG
- a CDS encoding RecQ family ATP-dependent DNA helicase — MSSPKEILQSYWGFDAFRPLQEEIVNAILNKEDVLAILPTGGGKSICYQVPAVLLDGMCLVISPLVSLMKDQVATLKKLNINAEYIHSGLHYYDVKSILDNALHGGYKLLYVSPERLQTRLFEEYLPNLNVNLIAVDEAHCISQWGHDFRPDYLKIADIKHAFRQTPLLALTASATHEVKQDIVQQLHLKQTTLYQQGIERKNIYYTVQYSEKKDNDLLDTINNAGGSKIVYCRSRKATERLNNLLLQNGISSTVYHAGLDKNSREKAQNDWLSGQTNTIVATTAFGMGIDKPNVRLVVNYDLPEHLEAYYQESGRAGRDQQPATSILLYNQTDINRLEESTAIQYPAVSYLRSVYQSVVEYLQLPIGVEPYKYYDFELADFCKKFQLQALPALYALKLLEREGLWTLSDTAYMPTTIHMLATRAELDNLASNDANLSYVCTGLLRLYGSLFIHPTPVRLGVIAKQLRMRYEEVEQYLQLLHKMEYINYSKPKDKPQLFFHHMRVDSKHLIINTKRIKELKERHLKRTASIIHYITNNDICRTQLLQQYFDEKGTDRCGHCDVCANSKEYIIDKEELLKTIGKHRSISVPSLQKEFPKAISKELTALLRAMVEEQLLTINPDNSISLA; from the coding sequence TTGTCGTCTCCTAAAGAAATACTACAGTCATATTGGGGTTTTGATGCGTTTCGACCATTACAGGAAGAAATTGTCAATGCTATTCTAAATAAAGAAGATGTATTGGCCATATTGCCTACAGGTGGCGGCAAATCTATTTGCTATCAAGTACCTGCAGTTTTACTAGATGGCATGTGCTTGGTGATATCTCCTTTAGTGTCACTAATGAAAGATCAAGTAGCTACACTTAAGAAATTGAATATCAATGCAGAGTACATCCATTCAGGACTTCACTACTACGATGTAAAGAGCATATTAGACAATGCTTTGCATGGGGGCTATAAGTTGCTTTATGTTTCTCCAGAAAGGCTACAAACTCGACTTTTTGAGGAGTATTTACCTAATCTCAATGTTAACCTCATAGCCGTTGATGAAGCACACTGTATCTCTCAATGGGGGCATGATTTTAGACCCGATTATTTAAAAATAGCTGATATAAAACATGCTTTTAGGCAAACGCCATTATTGGCACTTACCGCATCGGCTACCCATGAGGTAAAACAAGACATTGTACAACAGCTACACCTAAAACAAACTACGCTATACCAACAAGGAATAGAGCGTAAAAACATATACTACACTGTACAATACAGCGAAAAAAAGGATAACGACCTACTCGATACCATCAATAATGCAGGAGGCAGCAAAATAGTGTATTGTAGAAGCAGAAAAGCTACAGAAAGGCTCAACAACCTACTGTTACAAAATGGGATATCTTCTACAGTTTATCATGCCGGATTGGATAAAAACAGTAGAGAAAAGGCTCAAAATGATTGGCTAAGTGGTCAAACCAATACAATTGTTGCAACTACCGCCTTTGGTATGGGTATTGACAAACCTAATGTACGTTTGGTGGTCAATTACGACCTGCCGGAACATCTGGAGGCCTACTATCAGGAATCAGGAAGAGCAGGAAGAGACCAGCAGCCCGCTACATCAATACTACTCTACAATCAGACGGATATAAACAGACTGGAAGAAAGTACAGCGATCCAGTACCCTGCTGTAAGTTATTTGCGTTCGGTATACCAATCTGTTGTAGAATATCTACAGCTCCCTATTGGTGTGGAGCCTTATAAATATTACGATTTTGAACTGGCAGATTTTTGTAAAAAATTCCAGCTACAAGCCCTACCTGCATTATATGCCCTAAAGCTGCTGGAAAGAGAAGGTCTATGGACACTCTCTGATACAGCTTATATGCCTACTACGATACACATGTTGGCAACAAGGGCTGAATTAGACAATCTAGCTAGTAATGATGCCAACTTGAGTTATGTATGCACAGGGCTTCTAAGGCTGTATGGAAGCTTGTTTATACACCCTACCCCTGTACGCTTAGGCGTTATAGCCAAGCAGCTAAGAATGAGATATGAAGAGGTAGAACAATACTTACAGCTACTTCACAAGATGGAATACATCAACTATAGTAAGCCTAAAGACAAACCGCAACTCTTCTTCCACCATATGAGAGTGGATAGCAAACACCTCATCATCAATACCAAAAGAATAAAAGAGCTAAAAGAAAGACACCTAAAAAGGACCGCAAGCATCATACACTACATTACTAATAATGACATTTGCAGAACCCAACTCCTCCAACAGTATTTTGATGAAAAAGGAACAGACAGGTGTGGGCATTGTGACGTGTGCGCTAATAGCAAGGAATATATCATTGACAAAGAAGAGCTACTAAAAACGATAGGAAAACACCGATCTATTTCAGTCCCCTCCTTACAAAAAGAATTCCCTAAAGCAATAAGCAAGGAGTTAACAGCGTTATTGAGAGCAATGGTAGAAGAGCAACTATTAACCATAAATCCCGACAATAGCATTTCACTAGCATAA
- a CDS encoding Gfo/Idh/MocA family oxidoreductase: MTDKIRFAIVGYGNIGNRHAKHITDNHNTELVAVCDKNEAIQKQLHADISYYNDLPLLLREAEADVLCVCTPNYLHEPHAISGLKAGMHVVVEKPMAISTAECDRMIAAANDTGKTIFAVKQNRYNEPVQQVKKLIDAGTLGKIFMIQVNCFWNRGDHYYQGSDWRGKKAKDGGCLFTQFSHFVDILYYLNGGITGAEGWVNNYAHEHNTEVEDTGSFVLKAHNDAIINFNFTTCSYEKNMEGSITIFAEKGTLKIGGQYLNTIEYQQLEGAPLPNINITAKANDYGLYQGSMSNHDQVIQNVVDVLLHQKEVMTSAEDGKEVVRMIEQMYAGATKL, from the coding sequence ATGACAGATAAGATACGCTTCGCAATTGTGGGATATGGAAATATTGGTAACCGACATGCCAAACATATAACAGACAATCACAATACAGAACTGGTTGCCGTATGCGACAAAAACGAAGCTATTCAAAAACAATTACATGCAGATATAAGTTACTACAACGACTTACCCTTACTACTTAGAGAAGCTGAAGCAGATGTGCTATGCGTCTGTACTCCCAACTATCTACACGAACCTCATGCTATATCGGGACTAAAAGCAGGCATGCATGTAGTGGTAGAAAAACCAATGGCCATTAGCACCGCAGAATGTGATAGGATGATAGCTGCTGCTAACGATACAGGGAAGACCATATTTGCCGTTAAACAAAACAGATATAATGAACCCGTACAGCAAGTAAAAAAACTCATTGATGCAGGCACTTTGGGCAAGATATTTATGATACAAGTGAACTGCTTTTGGAACAGAGGCGATCATTACTATCAAGGTAGCGACTGGAGGGGAAAAAAGGCAAAAGATGGAGGATGTTTATTCACACAATTCAGCCATTTTGTAGATATACTCTATTATCTAAACGGAGGCATTACAGGAGCAGAAGGCTGGGTGAACAACTATGCACACGAGCACAATACCGAAGTGGAAGATACTGGCAGCTTTGTACTTAAAGCACACAATGATGCCATCATCAATTTCAACTTTACCACTTGTTCCTATGAGAAAAACATGGAAGGCTCCATCACCATATTTGCAGAAAAAGGCACATTGAAAATTGGCGGGCAATACCTTAACACCATAGAATATCAACAACTGGAAGGTGCTCCCCTACCCAATATCAATATAACAGCAAAAGCCAACGACTATGGCTTGTATCAAGGGTCTATGAGTAATCACGACCAAGTGATACAAAATGTGGTAGACGTATTACTTCACCAAAAAGAAGTAATGACCAGTGCTGAGGATGGCAAAGAAGTAGTGCGCATGATAGAACAGATGTATGCCGGCGCTACAAAACTTTAG
- a CDS encoding peptide deformylase, which translates to MSLAIIPYGNKILRTACNTVLPDYKTEQLIKEMWATLDSTGGIGLAAPQVDKALKLFIVDSKKLYNNLTEEGRRRFWGDEGIQETFINAQMISYSKETWTEPETCLSLPRIKIDVPRPISIRLRYQDANMEWQEKDFGGMTARVIQHEYDHTFGKLHIDYIKKSNKPLFYSIKLKRVLKGKVITKYKMHYN; encoded by the coding sequence ATGAGTTTAGCCATAATACCCTATGGTAATAAGATATTAAGAACTGCTTGTAATACGGTATTGCCTGACTATAAGACCGAACAACTTATAAAGGAGATGTGGGCTACATTAGATAGTACAGGAGGCATTGGACTAGCAGCACCGCAGGTAGATAAGGCGTTGAAACTTTTTATTGTTGATAGTAAAAAACTATACAACAATCTTACCGAAGAAGGTCGTAGACGTTTTTGGGGAGATGAAGGTATCCAAGAGACTTTTATCAATGCACAAATGATCTCTTACTCAAAAGAGACATGGACGGAACCTGAAACCTGTTTGAGCCTGCCTAGAATAAAGATCGACGTTCCAAGACCTATATCTATCAGGCTACGCTATCAAGATGCTAATATGGAATGGCAGGAAAAAGACTTTGGAGGTATGACGGCAAGAGTGATACAGCATGAATACGATCATACTTTTGGCAAACTACATATAGACTACATAAAGAAAAGTAACAAGCCATTGTTTTACAGCATTAAACTCAAGAGAGTGTTGAAGGGAAAGGTAATAACGAAATATAAAATGCATTATAACTAA
- a CDS encoding S1-like domain-containing RNA-binding protein: MVEVGKYNVLKVLKKVDFGFYLDGGDGQEILLPKRFVPEGLQEDDELEVFIYHDNEGKLIATTQKANGAVGDIVEMEVVSITPHGAFLDWGIMKDVFLPLSQQRSRIYKGERYLVLLYIDQVTGRVTATEKLGKSISNEVITVNEGDEITMRVYHQTEIGYKVIINNAHWGVLHYSDVFTDLDNNTVVKGYVKTIRDKDIDVAIGEKGYKRISKEAEKVLNLLKENDGYLPYHDKSAPEDIYDFFAMSKKAFKMATGSLYKQKIINFTKTGIQLIED, encoded by the coding sequence ATGGTAGAAGTAGGCAAATACAATGTGTTAAAGGTGCTTAAGAAAGTAGATTTTGGTTTTTACCTTGATGGAGGTGACGGTCAGGAAATACTATTGCCTAAACGTTTTGTACCCGAAGGACTGCAAGAAGACGACGAGCTGGAAGTCTTTATCTACCACGACAATGAAGGCAAGCTGATCGCTACTACACAAAAAGCCAATGGTGCTGTAGGAGACATTGTGGAAATGGAAGTTGTGAGCATTACCCCACATGGTGCTTTTCTTGACTGGGGCATCATGAAAGATGTATTTCTTCCATTATCTCAGCAACGCTCAAGAATATATAAAGGCGAACGCTACCTAGTGCTACTATACATAGACCAAGTAACAGGCAGAGTAACGGCTACGGAAAAACTGGGCAAATCTATTAGCAACGAAGTGATCACCGTTAACGAAGGTGACGAAATTACCATGAGGGTTTATCACCAAACAGAGATCGGTTATAAGGTAATTATCAACAACGCGCACTGGGGCGTACTCCACTATAGTGATGTATTTACAGACCTAGACAACAACACCGTTGTAAAGGGGTATGTAAAAACTATAAGAGATAAAGATATAGATGTAGCTATTGGAGAGAAAGGTTATAAGCGAATAAGCAAGGAAGCTGAAAAGGTATTGAACCTACTTAAAGAAAATGACGGCTACCTACCTTACCACGACAAAAGCGCACCAGAGGATATCTATGACTTTTTTGCCATGAGTAAAAAAGCATTCAAAATGGCTACAGGATCTCTGTACAAGCAGAAAATAATCAATTTTACTAAAACAGGGATACAGCTTATCGAAGACTAA
- a CDS encoding branched-chain amino acid aminotransferase, with amino-acid sequence MNVSTFDINVQKTELSRINQLDPNNINFGKIYSDHMLVAKYSNGEWNTAEIVPFQNLSINPATSFIHYGQAIFEGIKAYKNPEGEATIFRPYDNYKRFNRSANRMGMPDVPEEIFMEGMRQLIELDKDWIPNVDQTSLYIRPFMMATDEYIGIKPTTEFMFMIITSPAGPYYAEPVSIYVHDKYVRAFPGGIGYTKAAGNYGASMYPMTEVRKMGYDQILWMDGIEHKYVQEIGTMNVFFVLGDTVITPGLSDTILEGVTRDSVITLLKDKGYKVEERDLSIDEIKAAYERGELMEAFGTGTAASIAPIKDLTYMDTKMELPPIESWKISPLLKDELNDIRYGRAEDTHGWVYKI; translated from the coding sequence ATGAATGTATCCACATTTGACATCAATGTGCAAAAGACTGAGTTGAGCAGAATCAATCAGTTAGATCCTAATAACATCAACTTTGGTAAGATATACTCGGATCACATGCTCGTTGCTAAATATAGCAATGGTGAATGGAATACTGCAGAAATAGTTCCATTTCAAAATCTTAGCATAAATCCTGCAACGTCTTTTATACACTATGGCCAAGCCATTTTTGAAGGAATAAAAGCATATAAGAATCCAGAAGGAGAAGCTACTATTTTCCGTCCTTATGACAACTACAAGCGTTTTAACCGCTCTGCAAACCGTATGGGTATGCCAGATGTTCCTGAAGAGATTTTCATGGAAGGTATGCGTCAGCTAATAGAGTTGGATAAGGATTGGATCCCTAATGTAGATCAAACTTCTCTATATATACGTCCATTTATGATGGCTACAGATGAGTATATAGGTATAAAACCTACTACAGAGTTTATGTTTATGATCATTACCAGCCCTGCAGGACCGTACTATGCAGAACCGGTTTCTATATATGTTCATGATAAATATGTACGTGCTTTCCCAGGCGGTATTGGTTATACAAAGGCTGCCGGTAACTATGGCGCTAGTATGTACCCTATGACAGAAGTGCGTAAGATGGGGTACGATCAAATATTATGGATGGATGGTATTGAGCATAAATATGTACAGGAGATAGGTACAATGAATGTTTTCTTTGTACTTGGTGATACTGTTATCACTCCTGGCCTTAGTGATACCATACTAGAGGGTGTGACACGCGATAGTGTTATCACGCTACTTAAGGATAAGGGCTATAAAGTAGAAGAGCGTGATTTAAGCATTGATGAAATTAAAGCAGCATACGAGAGAGGTGAGTTAATGGAAGCTTTTGGTACAGGTACTGCCGCTTCCATAGCACCAATTAAAGATTTAACTTATATGGATACTAAGATGGAGTTGCCTCCTATCGAGAGCTGGAAGATATCTCCTTTGTTGAAAGATGAGTTGAATGATATCCGTTACGGTCGTGCAGAAGATACACACGGATGGGTATACAAGATCTAA
- a CDS encoding cupin domain-containing protein, with amino-acid sequence MSDKHNDATLNRPEGDRDIDANLIKMDLNKYISQIKSEEAWLNKDRNAITLYKTDTMRMVLLGLHQDAELKEHTAPGNISVHLLEGHVSFRAEGQEVKLTAGQIVTLHAKIPHSVFAHEESVFLLTISVNAS; translated from the coding sequence ATGTCAGATAAACATAATGATGCCACATTAAACAGACCTGAAGGAGACAGAGATATAGATGCCAATCTGATAAAGATGGATCTGAACAAGTACATCAGCCAGATAAAAAGCGAAGAAGCTTGGCTAAACAAAGACAGAAATGCCATAACACTATACAAAACAGACACTATGCGGATGGTACTCCTTGGGCTGCATCAAGATGCAGAACTTAAAGAGCACACTGCACCGGGCAATATCAGCGTTCATTTGCTAGAGGGGCATGTAAGTTTTAGAGCCGAAGGACAAGAGGTAAAGCTTACTGCCGGTCAGATAGTAACGCTACATGCCAAAATACCCCATAGTGTCTTTGCCCATGAAGAATCTGTATTCTTACTAACTATTTCCGTTAATGCCTCATAA
- a CDS encoding DUF58 domain-containing protein: protein MLNLTSKIQVADHMDWKKIKWYLKYYSQYFPFTLNTIVGFIAIYFAYRLLYQPLPDDTPTSFLPFIVLMGKLVFWFIIALVLLSLLSTTATWIYYLLLQKKEGNNLQVEFATEQRKGKRNRLFLSSTINGARRPLLGFIKGRLVYDNYEMTEKFGLLSAQKEKDRFWRKAITGRNRILLPDIKEYKVQGGFVFFEDMLRIFSLAVPQQIQNSFYQPPVLKEDDERDVYPKETETLDIRIDQLRRVDGELHNYKDFESGDDVRRIVWKVYAKNRELVVRVPERFEPFASHLYFYASFFASGKAKWLGDAYMKEMLNYYKNYIWTVYDALTEKEWALRYIPDQNFAIPEHLEEHDKNARIISNSSWQTERPLIKYFNPKKGAVLCISSFTDLEELNEILEECNAATVVYFVKTSKVFRQIVPWNLFKRLILLPPKDRLNKLRNSWIFSPMRPQVHKREKAIVELLKKSNVTYAEL from the coding sequence ATGCTTAATTTGACCTCTAAAATTCAGGTAGCAGATCATATGGATTGGAAAAAGATAAAGTGGTATCTCAAGTACTACAGTCAATATTTCCCTTTTACTCTCAATACTATAGTAGGCTTTATTGCTATCTACTTTGCCTACCGTTTACTATACCAGCCATTACCTGACGATACTCCAACCTCATTTTTACCATTCATCGTATTAATGGGTAAACTTGTATTTTGGTTCATTATAGCCTTAGTACTCTTATCCTTACTTAGCACTACTGCTACATGGATATACTACTTATTGTTGCAGAAAAAAGAAGGCAACAATTTACAGGTTGAATTTGCTACAGAACAACGAAAAGGCAAGCGTAATAGACTATTTCTTTCATCTACCATTAATGGAGCCAGAAGACCTCTGCTGGGTTTCATAAAAGGCAGACTAGTTTATGACAACTATGAGATGACAGAAAAATTTGGCTTACTCTCTGCTCAAAAAGAGAAAGACCGCTTTTGGAGAAAAGCCATAACAGGTAGGAACAGAATTTTATTACCCGATATAAAAGAGTATAAAGTACAAGGTGGCTTTGTGTTTTTTGAAGACATGCTGCGCATCTTTTCTTTAGCAGTACCGCAACAAATACAAAATAGTTTTTATCAACCACCTGTTCTTAAGGAAGATGATGAACGAGATGTATATCCTAAAGAAACTGAAACCTTAGACATACGTATAGATCAGTTAAGAAGAGTTGATGGAGAGCTTCATAATTATAAAGATTTTGAATCGGGTGATGATGTACGACGCATTGTATGGAAGGTCTATGCAAAGAATAGAGAACTTGTAGTACGTGTACCTGAACGCTTCGAACCTTTTGCCTCTCATTTATATTTCTATGCATCCTTTTTTGCTTCGGGCAAAGCTAAATGGCTTGGCGATGCCTACATGAAAGAAATGCTCAATTATTACAAGAATTATATTTGGACTGTATATGATGCCCTAACAGAAAAAGAATGGGCACTACGCTATATACCCGACCAAAACTTCGCCATACCAGAACACTTGGAAGAGCATGATAAAAACGCAAGAATAATAAGCAATAGCTCTTGGCAAACAGAAAGACCTCTTATCAAATATTTCAACCCTAAGAAAGGAGCTGTGCTATGTATTTCTTCTTTTACTGACCTTGAAGAACTAAATGAAATACTGGAAGAGTGCAATGCAGCTACAGTTGTCTACTTTGTAAAGACCTCAAAAGTATTCAGACAAATAGTGCCTTGGAACTTATTTAAACGACTAATATTACTTCCACCTAAAGATCGCCTTAACAAGCTTCGCAACAGTTGGATATTCTCCCCCATGCGCCCACAAGTGCATAAAAGGGAAAAGGCAATAGTAGAACTACTTAAGAAATCTAATGTAACCTACGCCGAATTATAA